GCTCTTGTTGTCCACGTTTATTGTGATCTCTATAGCCTGTCCTGGTGCATAGCCTTTCATCGGCACTTTGGCAGAAATTTTGGCTGGCTCTGTTAGCCAGCAGCATAAACAGCAACAATATTTGGTGAATATAAACTCACCCTCGTCCGACTGTGGATACTACGGTGAGAAAAATTACTCATTTCCCGTTCGAACCGATCAATTAATCAAATATCTTACACTATTAGACTCATCATCGTTCAAATTTAACGGATTTAAAACTGTGAATGATTCGACGAATTCCTTCTTTTTATCCACGTCTTCTTCAATGACAACAGTCACCGAATACCGTATAAATCCCTTGCGTTCTTCCACAGAGGTATGGCACTCATCCGGTATATTACAATCAAATAAGTATTTATAGTCACCGGATTCAACAGTTGTGCAATCTTAATGGAACCAAAAGATTATTAGTTTTGGTGTAATGTTGAAGCAGACTGACCGAACGTTTACCTGACTGATTATTCTGACTACCGACGTAATAGATCTTTCGACTAAAGTAGACCTCTTCTTTCGAATAGGTGCTAGTATGTTTACTGCCTTCGATCCACTTACAGTAACCTCGTCCAACTATGTTTGCGTATATTGCTAGAAAAGAAAGTTGAATTGACGAAGctcaatcaaatttcaaaatataaaattcttgCCTCGAACTACTGTCGGTTCATTTATTGCCAAATGAACACACCCATTTACTACCTGCCCAGTATAATAGACCCggtttggattattttcgaaaactatTGAACATGTTGGTTCACCGTTTGGTTCTTCAAATTTCGTGATTTGATTGTTGTCACTAACTTCCACTTTTTCACTCATTTTTGATTACAAAACCAAATTGATCCAAATCAACCATTCACAAGATTTTCAGCTAATTTCATCAATTAAAAACGAGAAACGAATCAAAGCGAAAGAATTCTGTCACCATTCAATACACAACATTgtcttgtttttgttgtattaaCTTCAGTCCATTGGAGTCTCATTTACCAAAATACGCTTTTTGTATATAAGAGCGTTACTCAAAATGATGACGTGATCTctcgctctctctctctcagttgtatttttagtttttttttgtttgaatttgatAAGGAGTGACTATAGTATGGTGTTGACTTGGAATTCATCATTTATGTACGTAAATACAGACACATCTTTCCAagtatttgtaattttctaaTTCATCTTCCACACTCATTCACTCAACACAAACATGTTGTTGGTAGGTAAGcccaatatttattttcaggTCACGTggtcaaatatttaaataagaaaattacCACGGCAAGACGAGAGTTATCGAACTGTACACAAGTACAAATATAAAGAAGCTCTtcacataatttatttattaaaatttagcATATTGGTTGCATCCAAGgaaaacattcaatttcaatttcaatttggttTATTAATTCGGGATTAATTCGATCTGTTcaatctgtcaaagtgacgtttttaACGTCAAAAGCAAACCTATGCAATGAatgtataaaccaggtattgtccgtcatacaaaccggaggacacaGCGATTTCAACTCATgagaggtgaattttttttaaattaaatcgctatgtcctccgttacatacaaagtttgacattcgactaTACCTtctgttgacgttcattgaacCTATGAGGAAacagtaaaaataaatgatttagTTCGCTGATGGAAAAACCGATTTTCTTCCCGGGAGCAAAATAGGCAAAAACTTCCCGatcttgaataaaataaagatttgTGTTCCTAATGGGAAATATTTCCCGGGAGCAATGCTCCCGTGCTCCCTATGATTTTCCATCAGCGATTTAGTTAGCAAACGCAATCGCTTTAAACACGTCAATTGAGAACGATAAAATCATTTGTGCCGCAGGATTCGGTGTCAGTTACGGGTTGATGTggtatttcatgaaaattatgaatattttcactaaGAGTAGATAAAATCTGGTTGCCAACACTTTCGCCGCTTAGCATGCACTCCGTTGACTGGTTAAAAGCAATGTACACTTTCACCGTTTTGGATCTACGTTTTAATAATGCCCATGCGTAAAGAAAGAATCCTCTATGTGCGCATATTAAAAACGGAGTCCCAAAAAAGTAAGTGTGCGCGAGGACTCgttacaatatttatttttttgacgatTGAAATGTCACTTTTGACAGGTGAAATGGCTAACTTTGTTTCCAAAATACGTATTTAGAAGGTGGTGTTGAGTTTCATTGTATTCGAATCACAGGACAAAGTTGTTTACAGCCTATATAGAGAAGTGATGTTTGTAAACTAcagctcaaatgtaatagattttcgtacATTTCTGTTATATTTCTAatacatttcgtcataaaattactaatgtCATGAATGAAGTACCGAAAAAAATTATGCCGACTATACAGGCCAACAGACGTTTCCTATATGCTGAACATTCATAGTGAATGAT
Above is a genomic segment from Bradysia coprophila strain Holo2 unplaced genomic scaffold, BU_Bcop_v1 contig_24, whole genome shotgun sequence containing:
- the LOC119078076 gene encoding arrestin domain-containing protein 3-like, whose protein sequence is MSEKVEVSDNNQITKFEEPNGEPTCSIVFENNPNRVYYTGQVVNGCVHLAINEPTVVRAIYANIVGRGYCKWIEGSKHTSTYSKEEVYFSRKIYYVGSQNNQSDCTTVESGDYKYLFDCNIPDECHTSVEERKGFIRYSVTVVIEEDVDKKKEFVESFTVLNPLNLNDDESNSYPQSDEGEFIFTKYCCCLCCWLTEPAKISAKVPMKGYAPGQAIEITINVDNKSNHTYDNFTGIIFKKVEFYANDRTWSSTDKLATFTCEGCKAGEQLSRKLIVTVPPTARTEKSNICSISYHLTVESFVGCNDDENLKFEFLLVIGTYPVQNTQTGDMVISEQPTKSISNNGEHLKAAVSQTIVTSSDKKENIIDRLVPDYQVGESIQSDKELAGTYRPMYPMYINKQCLLACTVTVEPGEVKPIKM